A window of Sulfurimonas gotlandica GD1 contains these coding sequences:
- a CDS encoding flagellar basal body rod C-terminal domain-containing protein, with protein MNISSNVSSIQSHQIMMNTNANNVANVNTEGFVPSDTKMLGNENSVSANTRKADNTGSKMSQTDLAKEIPDQIVAQGATAVNVTAIKTENEMLGSLLDIKA; from the coding sequence ATGAATATCTCAAGCAATGTGTCATCTATACAATCTCATCAGATAATGATGAATACCAATGCGAACAATGTAGCGAATGTTAATACTGAGGGTTTTGTGCCATCAGACACCAAAATGTTAGGTAATGAAAATTCTGTTAGTGCAAATACTAGAAAAGCTGATAACACTGGCTCAAAAATGAGTCAAACAGACTTAGCTAAAGAAATTCCAGATCAAATAGTAGCACAAGGTGCAACGGCGGTAAATGTAACAGCGATAAAAACAGAAAATGAGATGCTTGGCTCTCTGCTGGATATAAAAGCTTAA